GAATCGAATATTCTGGTGCGATTTATCATGTGATCAACCGGGGGAACTATCGTTCTTACATTTTCGAGACAGGCGGTGCGCGAAAGAGTTTTCTGGAGTGTTTGGACACTTGTTGTGAGGCGCAGGGCTGGATCCTGCACGCCTGGGTTTTGATGGGCAATCACTACCATTTGTGTGTGGAGACGCCGGAGCCAAATTTGGTGGAGGGGATGAAGTGGTTGCAATCGACCTTTGCCAATCGCTTCAACCGGTTTCGGAAGGTCAACGGGCATGTCTTTCAGGGGCGGTATAAGGCAATTCTGTTGGACGGTGATGCGGTTGGAGCGGACACCAAAACGACGTCACGTCTTGATCTTTGACAAATCCCCAGCGCGAGAACTCCCGCGTCACCGGCCACCGGATACGGATCGGCGCGTCTCGATCGCCCCCCGAATCACCCCCTGCCTTCCCCGTCCGGCCCTTTGGATTTTTGGGAGGGTCCTCGTCTTTCGCACAACAACTTTATGTCCAATCCCGCCATTATCCTTCCTGGAACTCGCAGGCTTCGTTCGGAAGGGGCGGGTTTTGACA
This DNA window, taken from Puniceicoccus vermicola, encodes the following:
- a CDS encoding transposase, which produces MSRRSRIEYSGAIYHVINRGNYRSYIFETGGARKSFLECLDTCCEAQGWILHAWVLMGNHYHLCVETPEPNLVEGMKWLQSTFANRFNRFRKVNGHVFQGRYKAILLDGDAVGADTKTTSRLDL